Proteins encoded within one genomic window of Leptolyngbya sp. FACHB-261:
- a CDS encoding toll/interleukin-1 receptor domain-containing protein, which produces MMSGVFISYSRKDKPFVQKLHDALRSQQQKTWVDWDGIEWTEDWWQAIERGIEGTNTFVFVISPDSVASKHCNAEINHAVRHNKRLVPIVHREVQAETVHGALGKLNWLFMRESDQFETTFAELIRVIETDLKYVQEHTRLEVGAIEWKNKNRNESYLLRGANLESAEAWLLQGASKQPQPTELQVAYVEASRKAERTRRANQIRTFSVTLAAVGAAIAVPLTLAGNTISTLRHRPNVIVAQPEQHISGSTKYGLSYSQALAERWSNSSPGTINQIVFGIPSENESTDCIDVDVVQGYKGGDDNGEHDISLNAPKKPGVYYIHFGNGFQYDCNDSSWAPSAKEKWQDRWNNNKEQPDSDLEESIIGVVIVGNPIDIVLHWPEVYSALSKNPPNTRIQRIFQDQGTIYVSLDDFSLKLAASN; this is translated from the coding sequence ATGATGAGTGGCGTTTTCATCTCTTACTCTCGCAAGGATAAACCCTTCGTCCAGAAGCTGCACGATGCCCTACGCAGCCAGCAGCAAAAAACGTGGGTAGATTGGGATGGCATTGAGTGGACCGAAGATTGGTGGCAGGCAATTGAGCGCGGCATCGAAGGCACCAATACCTTTGTGTTTGTCATCAGTCCCGATTCTGTGGCTTCTAAACACTGCAATGCTGAGATCAATCACGCAGTCAGACACAACAAGCGACTGGTTCCGATCGTCCATCGCGAGGTGCAGGCTGAGACTGTTCATGGAGCACTGGGAAAGCTGAATTGGCTGTTTATGCGGGAGAGCGATCAATTCGAGACGACGTTTGCGGAACTAATTCGAGTGATCGAGACTGATTTAAAGTATGTGCAGGAGCATACACGCTTGGAAGTGGGAGCGATCGAGTGGAAGAATAAAAACCGAAATGAGAGTTACCTGCTGCGAGGGGCGAATTTAGAGAGCGCGGAAGCCTGGTTGTTGCAAGGGGCGAGTAAACAACCACAACCGACTGAGCTACAGGTCGCCTATGTGGAAGCAAGTCGGAAGGCAGAGAGAACGCGACGAGCCAATCAGATACGGACCTTTAGCGTTACTCTGGCAGCAGTCGGGGCGGCTATTGCGGTACCACTCACACTAGCAGGAAATACTATATCGACTTTGCGCCATCGACCCAACGTAATTGTTGCTCAACCAGAGCAACATATTAGCGGCAGCACAAAATATGGGCTCTCTTACAGCCAAGCACTTGCAGAACGTTGGAGTAATAGTAGCCCTGGTACAATTAATCAAATCGTGTTTGGGATTCCAAGTGAGAATGAATCAACAGATTGTATAGATGTTGACGTAGTTCAGGGTTATAAGGGAGGAGATGATAACGGCGAGCATGACATTAGTTTGAATGCTCCAAAAAAGCCGGGAGTGTACTACATTCATTTTGGGAATGGATTTCAGTATGACTGTAATGATAGTTCTTGGGCTCCAAGTGCCAAAGAGAAGTGGCAAGATCGGTGGAACAATAACAAGGAGCAACCTGATTCAGATTTAGAAGAATCGATAATTGGAGTTGTGATTGTTGGAAATCCGATCGACATTGTTCTTCACTGGCCAGAGGTTTATTCAGCTTTGAGCAAAAATCCACCGAATACACGTATACAAAGAATCTTTCAGGATCAAGGCACTATATATGTTTCTTTAGATGACTTTTCGCTCAAGCTAGCAGCGTCAAATTAA
- a CDS encoding DUF5677 domain-containing protein, with the protein MILLRVSLLNLKVRCLPLKIISAYLEVKEMKSKGSNIDEPEVIRDQFLERHSLVMTSFVQQEFLAIYWTALTKFEVDQELRIHANKFVTENEPTWGLLLSMLDRTFEHAEASIVSYLTGSPASSEVISRTTVESSLNIMYILKGDRISRLYQYFLHYFEGEEKEVVRWLALTSSIDESGAKVHRSSAEKKRKALKFLQEFVDRARSELGLKVVENRKWPNISERFKILGLELDHRTLYAAMCSQTHNDAEDLLNYFVFVSLGNEDLRNKIALETINFSRLLIYSGIRYYIKASISYAECFGLTKAAKRLEYGHRAISKTLEVIALNAE; encoded by the coding sequence ATGATTTTACTGCGAGTTAGCTTGCTCAACTTGAAAGTGCGATGCCTACCGCTTAAGATCATTTCAGCATATCTAGAAGTGAAAGAGATGAAATCAAAGGGTAGTAATATAGACGAGCCAGAAGTAATACGTGACCAGTTTCTAGAACGGCATAGCCTTGTGATGACTAGCTTTGTGCAGCAAGAATTTCTAGCAATCTATTGGACTGCTCTCACGAAGTTTGAAGTCGATCAGGAGCTTAGGATACATGCCAACAAGTTTGTCACAGAAAATGAGCCTACTTGGGGGTTGTTGCTCTCGATGCTTGATCGTACCTTTGAACACGCAGAAGCTTCTATCGTTTCTTACCTTACAGGATCACCCGCATCGTCAGAAGTAATCTCTCGAACAACAGTCGAATCTTCTCTCAACATTATGTACATTCTGAAGGGAGATCGCATTAGCCGCCTCTATCAATACTTTTTGCACTATTTTGAAGGTGAAGAAAAAGAAGTTGTTCGGTGGCTTGCGCTTACCTCTTCTATAGATGAAAGCGGAGCTAAGGTTCACCGATCCAGCGCGGAAAAGAAGAGAAAGGCTCTCAAGTTTCTACAAGAATTTGTTGACAGGGCAAGGTCAGAGCTAGGATTGAAGGTAGTAGAGAACAGAAAATGGCCGAATATCTCCGAAAGGTTCAAAATCTTGGGACTTGAGTTGGATCATCGGACGCTTTACGCCGCGATGTGCTCACAAACACACAATGATGCAGAAGATTTGCTTAACTACTTCGTGTTTGTCTCGCTGGGCAATGAGGATCTGCGCAACAAAATTGCTCTTGAAACAATAAATTTTAGTCGCCTACTAATTTACTCTGGGATTCGTTACTATATTAAGGCATCAATATCTTATGCTGAATGCTTCGGTCTGACGAAGGCAGCTAAAAGACTAGAGTATGGCCATAGAGCTATCTCTAAAACTCTTGAAGTGATTGCATTAAATGCAGAATGA
- a CDS encoding family 10 glycosylhydrolase, whose amino-acid sequence MARAKRALVGLAAALVGWTGALPAAAQSPQFQSPQFGATASEGAPGAFCHLPASAIAEDEQLRRRAAAGDATARSAYAQRVQERAAALTRCRTTTWPQTQAVWLRLYPCDLQPGVLEGVLDRIVALGYNRVLVEVFYDGQVLLPSGNNPTVWPSAIRVPGAENTDLLARTIQLGRARGLSVYAWMFSMNFGYSYGQRPDRQNALARNRLGQSSLQQPTLNDGTPDVSGTTDQVFVDPYSPQARADLAQLVQAVLQRRPDGVLFDYIRYPKSSGAASIVTSAKNLWIYGESSWEQIFGRVFNRRGQELLYRFLVNGFVTVNDVQVAAQQNPADREPLWQGSQPPQPVATTNNLVRANSGGVNTGTGTTLGSSLPATTPPPSNPAQDQARFQRELWNLAVEHARQGVVSFLTAASQPVLQQGISAGAVFFPEANRSIGRGFDSRLQPWDQFPPSLEWHPMSYAICGTTSCIVDQVGKVRAAAPQGTQVIPALAGRWGQVQGRPSLEDQMQALQRAYPDLKAVSHFSYAWLDPQADAQRRSCRVQAAR is encoded by the coding sequence GTGGCTAGAGCCAAACGCGCATTAGTGGGATTAGCTGCCGCCTTGGTCGGGTGGACTGGGGCTTTGCCCGCTGCTGCTCAATCACCCCAGTTTCAATCACCCCAATTTGGGGCTACTGCCTCTGAAGGAGCCCCTGGCGCTTTTTGCCATTTGCCTGCCTCAGCCATAGCTGAGGATGAGCAGTTGCGTCGCAGGGCAGCCGCAGGAGATGCAACGGCGCGGTCTGCCTATGCGCAACGGGTTCAGGAACGCGCCGCTGCCCTGACTCGTTGCCGAACAACGACTTGGCCGCAAACCCAAGCGGTGTGGCTGCGCCTGTATCCCTGCGATTTGCAACCGGGGGTGTTGGAGGGGGTGCTCGACCGCATTGTTGCGCTGGGCTACAACCGAGTGCTGGTTGAGGTGTTCTATGACGGTCAGGTGCTGCTGCCATCTGGCAATAACCCAACTGTGTGGCCTTCAGCAATCCGGGTGCCGGGGGCCGAAAATACTGACCTGCTGGCCCGTACGATTCAGTTAGGCCGTGCGCGGGGGCTGTCGGTTTATGCCTGGATGTTCAGCATGAATTTTGGCTACTCCTACGGCCAGCGCCCAGACCGACAGAATGCCCTGGCTCGCAACCGCTTGGGGCAGAGCAGTTTGCAGCAGCCGACCCTGAATGATGGCACGCCCGATGTTTCGGGCACGACTGACCAGGTGTTTGTCGATCCCTACAGCCCTCAAGCGCGGGCGGATCTGGCGCAACTGGTACAGGCGGTTTTGCAGCGACGACCGGATGGCGTGCTGTTCGACTACATTCGCTATCCCAAGAGCAGTGGCGCGGCCTCGATTGTTACCTCTGCTAAAAACCTGTGGATTTATGGCGAGTCGTCCTGGGAGCAGATTTTTGGTCGAGTGTTTAATCGGCGCGGGCAGGAGTTGCTCTATCGCTTTTTGGTTAATGGCTTCGTGACTGTGAATGATGTGCAGGTGGCTGCTCAGCAGAATCCGGCTGATCGCGAACCTTTGTGGCAAGGCTCGCAGCCACCCCAACCGGTTGCCACAACTAATAATCTGGTCAGGGCGAATTCTGGTGGCGTAAATACGGGTACTGGCACTACGCTGGGTTCGAGCTTGCCAGCAACTACGCCGCCGCCCTCTAATCCAGCCCAAGATCAGGCTCGCTTTCAGCGCGAGCTCTGGAATCTGGCAGTGGAGCATGCGCGGCAGGGGGTAGTGAGTTTTCTGACGGCGGCGTCGCAACCGGTTCTGCAACAGGGCATCAGTGCGGGGGCGGTGTTTTTCCCAGAGGCAAACCGCTCGATTGGCAGGGGCTTTGACTCGCGGCTCCAACCTTGGGACCAGTTTCCGCCCTCGCTGGAATGGCACCCGATGTCTTATGCCATTTGCGGAACGACGAGTTGCATTGTCGATCAGGTGGGGAAGGTGCGAGCGGCAGCGCCACAAGGAACACAGGTGATTCCAGCGTTGGCGGGACGTTGGGGCCAGGTGCAGGGGCGTCCTTCGCTGGAGGATCAGATGCAGGCGTTGCAACGGGCTTATCCAGATTTGAAGGCGGTGAGTCATTTCTCTTATGCCTGGTTGGATCCACAAGCGGATGCTCAGCGGCGGAGTTGTCGGGTTCAGGCGGCTCGATGA
- a CDS encoding photosystem II protein, Psb35-related: MTICIALIVVGWAAAAVLGTMTYFLGEQSRPVHLRNWRSPEFHSLAVAVTGREVDYANRASSFRRDAYLGRLTRSVQS, translated from the coding sequence ATGACGATCTGCATCGCACTCATCGTGGTTGGTTGGGCGGCAGCGGCAGTATTGGGAACGATGACCTATTTTCTAGGTGAGCAGTCGCGCCCTGTGCACCTTCGCAACTGGCGCTCTCCAGAGTTCCATAGCTTAGCTGTGGCGGTTACAGGCCGTGAGGTTGACTATGCAAACCGGGCTTCTAGCTTCCGCCGTGATGCTTACCTGGGTCGTCTAACCCGCAGCGTTCAGTCTTAA
- a CDS encoding ABC transporter ATP-binding protein, giving the protein MDSELQVISKTASGTASPAVRTVGLTKAYRGGFWLKKQVPSLKDCSLVVQRGETFGLLGPNGAGKTTLLKLLLGIVRPTSGSGELLAAPLGDRQVKQRIGYLPENPYFYDYLTGWEFLKFAAGVFGLSQQVQKERIPMLLDLVGLDQKAARKRQLRQYSKGMLQRVGMAQALINDPELVFLDEPMSGLDPLGRYQMREIILSLKAQGKTIFFNSHVLSDVEVICDRVGILSKGTLICLGSLDELLGTSRRYLVKGRGGSQRELETWLSQFNLQGERWQGLLEAPPEKFLAELTHLGAELTSMDLARPSLEEFFIQQLSKHNQDQK; this is encoded by the coding sequence ATGGATTCTGAATTGCAAGTAATTAGCAAGACTGCTTCTGGGACTGCATCTCCTGCCGTTCGCACGGTCGGCCTCACCAAGGCTTATCGGGGTGGCTTTTGGTTGAAGAAACAGGTCCCCTCACTCAAAGATTGCTCCCTGGTCGTCCAACGAGGCGAAACCTTCGGCCTCCTGGGTCCCAACGGCGCAGGTAAAACCACGCTACTCAAGCTGTTGCTAGGAATTGTTCGGCCCACTTCCGGCTCCGGCGAACTGTTGGCTGCGCCGTTGGGAGACCGGCAGGTTAAGCAGCGCATTGGTTATCTGCCTGAGAATCCCTACTTCTACGATTACTTGACAGGTTGGGAGTTCTTGAAATTTGCAGCAGGGGTATTCGGCCTCAGCCAGCAAGTGCAAAAGGAACGCATTCCAATGCTGCTGGATTTGGTCGGTCTGGACCAGAAAGCCGCCCGCAAAAGGCAGTTGCGCCAATATTCCAAGGGCATGCTGCAACGCGTCGGCATGGCGCAAGCGCTGATCAACGATCCGGAGCTGGTGTTTCTCGATGAGCCGATGTCGGGGCTGGATCCCTTGGGGCGCTACCAGATGCGCGAAATCATCCTGTCGCTCAAGGCACAGGGCAAGACCATCTTCTTTAACAGCCATGTGCTGTCCGATGTGGAGGTGATCTGCGACCGGGTCGGCATTTTGTCTAAGGGAACGCTGATTTGCCTGGGCTCTCTAGATGAGTTGCTGGGCACTTCCCGTCGCTACCTGGTCAAAGGCAGGGGTGGCTCCCAGCGAGAGCTAGAAACCTGGTTAAGTCAGTTCAACCTGCAAGGCGAGCGCTGGCAGGGTTTGCTAGAAGCGCCACCCGAGAAGTTTCTGGCCGAGCTAACTCACCTGGGCGCTGAACTCACCTCAATGGATCTGGCTCGTCCCTCGCTGGAAGAGTTTTTTATTCAGCAGCTCAGCAAGCATAATCAAGACCAGAAATAG
- a CDS encoding Tex family protein has product MLNIPQQLAQELSLKPAQVQSALELLAEGATVPFIARYRKERTGSLDETQLRNLADRFAYLSELEERKSAILTAIAEQDKLTPELQAKIEHCLQKNELEDLYLPYRPKRRTRATIAREKGLGPLAEWLKTMNRPGVTPPSLTQEASHYLSEEKGVKTAEDALKGAADILAETVAEKAALRAYLRDYLLNQGLFISRIKADYPEGSTKFEQYRNFQIRVKEIAPHSLLALFRGETEGILSVDLAFDEESVLAYLEAQEIRSKAPAVRNFYQAMLKDAFNRLMKASLISEVRTEKKNYADFESIKTFATNLRELLLASPAGLKPTLAIDPGFRTGCKVTALDRTGKFLEYQAVFPHQAAAQRVQAAQTLKHLIEKYQIELIAIGNGTAGRETDEFVTEVLATLDRQPVKVMVNESGASIYSASEVAIQEFPDLDVTVRGAISIGRRLQDPLAELVKLDPKSIGVGQYQHDVDQKLLRKQLEETVESCVNFVGVDLNTASKELLIFVSGITPAIANNIIAYRNEHGAFKNRRQLLKVAKLGAKTFEQAAGFLRIREGENPLDNTAVHPESYPIVQAIAKDLQVPLSEMSQMAQKLKSIDLRKYVTAAIGEPTLRDIINELEKPGRDPRAQFTYATFRAGVKELRDLSVGMDLEGVVTNVTNFGAFVDVGVHQDGLVHISQLADRFVADPKQIVKVGQVVKVRVLEVNEKLKRVSLSMKALNQS; this is encoded by the coding sequence ATGCTGAATATTCCTCAACAACTGGCCCAGGAACTTTCGCTGAAACCCGCTCAGGTGCAAAGCGCCCTGGAACTGCTGGCAGAAGGGGCAACGGTGCCTTTTATCGCCCGCTACCGTAAGGAGCGCACCGGCTCGCTAGACGAAACTCAATTGCGTAACCTGGCGGACCGTTTTGCTTACCTGAGCGAACTGGAGGAGCGCAAGTCGGCAATTTTGACGGCGATTGCCGAGCAGGACAAGCTCACCCCAGAACTCCAGGCCAAGATCGAGCACTGCTTGCAAAAAAACGAACTGGAAGACCTCTACCTGCCCTATCGTCCTAAGCGCCGCACCCGAGCGACGATAGCTCGCGAAAAAGGCCTTGGACCTCTGGCCGAGTGGCTGAAAACGATGAACCGTCCCGGCGTCACTCCACCATCGCTAACCCAGGAGGCCAGCCACTACCTCTCCGAGGAGAAGGGCGTTAAAACAGCAGAAGATGCGCTCAAGGGCGCTGCCGACATTCTGGCCGAAACAGTAGCCGAGAAAGCTGCTTTACGAGCTTATCTGCGCGATTACCTGTTGAACCAGGGCCTATTCATTTCGCGCATCAAGGCGGATTATCCAGAGGGCTCCACCAAGTTTGAGCAGTATCGCAATTTTCAAATTCGTGTCAAAGAGATTGCCCCCCACAGCCTGCTAGCTCTGTTTCGGGGTGAAACCGAGGGCATCCTCAGCGTGGACCTGGCTTTTGACGAAGAGAGCGTCCTGGCTTATCTAGAAGCCCAAGAGATTCGCAGCAAAGCTCCGGCTGTGCGCAATTTTTATCAAGCCATGCTCAAAGATGCCTTTAATCGTCTGATGAAAGCATCGCTGATCAGTGAAGTGCGCACTGAAAAGAAAAACTACGCCGATTTTGAATCGATCAAAACCTTTGCTACCAATCTACGGGAATTGTTGCTAGCCAGCCCGGCGGGTCTTAAACCAACCCTGGCCATTGACCCAGGTTTTCGCACCGGCTGCAAGGTCACTGCCCTCGACCGCACCGGCAAGTTTTTGGAGTATCAGGCAGTATTTCCCCACCAGGCCGCCGCTCAAAGAGTTCAAGCAGCGCAAACCCTGAAACACCTGATTGAGAAATATCAGATCGAACTCATTGCGATTGGGAACGGCACAGCGGGACGCGAAACCGATGAGTTTGTGACTGAGGTACTAGCGACGCTAGACCGTCAGCCGGTGAAGGTCATGGTCAATGAATCTGGAGCTTCGATTTATTCAGCCAGCGAAGTTGCCATTCAGGAATTTCCTGATTTGGATGTGACCGTGCGCGGTGCCATTAGCATTGGTCGGCGCTTACAGGATCCTCTGGCGGAGCTGGTTAAGCTTGATCCTAAATCGATTGGTGTGGGGCAATATCAGCACGATGTTGACCAGAAGCTGTTGCGCAAGCAGCTAGAAGAAACGGTTGAAAGTTGCGTCAATTTTGTGGGCGTAGACCTGAATACAGCGTCCAAAGAATTGCTGATCTTTGTGTCTGGAATTACACCAGCCATTGCCAACAATATCATTGCTTACCGCAACGAGCATGGTGCTTTTAAAAATCGCCGCCAACTGCTAAAAGTCGCTAAACTTGGGGCCAAAACTTTTGAGCAGGCAGCTGGCTTTTTGCGTATCCGCGAAGGCGAGAATCCCTTAGATAACACCGCGGTTCACCCCGAAAGTTACCCCATTGTGCAGGCGATAGCCAAGGATTTACAGGTGCCGCTGTCGGAAATGTCCCAAATGGCTCAAAAGCTTAAATCTATCGACCTACGCAAATATGTTACTGCCGCAATCGGTGAACCGACACTGCGCGATATCATCAACGAACTCGAAAAGCCGGGCCGTGACCCTCGCGCTCAATTCACCTATGCCACCTTTAGAGCTGGGGTGAAAGAACTCAGAGATCTCAGTGTGGGGATGGATCTAGAAGGGGTAGTCACTAACGTGACTAATTTCGGCGCCTTTGTAGATGTGGGGGTCCACCAGGATGGTCTGGTGCATATTTCACAGTTGGCAGATCGCTTTGTCGCCGACCCCAAACAAATTGTCAAAGTGGGTCAGGTTGTGAAGGTTCGGGTGCTGGAAGTCAACGAAAAATTGAAGCGAGTTAGCCTATCGATGAAGGCACTCAACCAGTCTTAA
- the opgC gene encoding OpgC domain-containing protein: MKLPLATKKRDLTLDLLRGYFLFAIIINHLNDDPTLFDPVTGRGKMWVSAAEGFFFMSGLLVGHVRGREALKKGFEVVRDKLLSRAWILYLTTLVLTVLYTIVRYAFGDESDLLTDFGQKNPVVILLQFLTLQYKHEDVLSAYTLYLIAAPLVIMALIRGKTWLVLGVSAALWLVDLLLHQPLPLIKSYYSPMSWQFVFFSGAVLGYHFDDLKERWWQLKPAQREIIFFGLGTTTAITIFLSWLDRFQKAFLPEHQSVLEDLFRKAPGIGPGRLLVFALWISFFYLLVKRYEKWIEQHWGDFLLQFGQNSLYVYIVQSLFVAVLDPDHIARPLGTAGFVVSTLLSSAILAIVWLMVKQRFLFKIIPR; encoded by the coding sequence ATGAAGCTGCCCTTGGCAACCAAGAAGCGTGACCTGACGCTGGATCTATTGAGAGGGTATTTTCTATTTGCGATTATTATCAATCACCTCAACGACGATCCAACCTTGTTTGATCCAGTCACGGGTCGAGGCAAGATGTGGGTTTCAGCGGCAGAGGGTTTCTTCTTTATGTCTGGGCTTTTGGTAGGCCATGTACGCGGTCGAGAAGCGCTGAAGAAAGGATTTGAGGTAGTACGCGATAAGCTCTTGAGCCGAGCTTGGATCTTGTATCTCACCACTCTTGTTCTAACTGTGCTTTACACAATCGTCCGTTATGCCTTTGGCGATGAGTCCGACCTACTAACCGATTTCGGACAAAAAAATCCAGTCGTCATTCTATTGCAATTTCTAACTCTTCAGTACAAACATGAAGATGTTCTATCGGCTTATACCCTGTATTTAATAGCTGCCCCCCTAGTGATCATGGCGCTTATCAGGGGAAAAACTTGGCTAGTTCTTGGCGTTTCTGCTGCACTTTGGCTGGTTGATCTGCTGCTACATCAGCCTCTGCCTCTGATCAAAAGCTACTATTCGCCAATGTCTTGGCAGTTTGTCTTTTTTTCAGGTGCAGTTTTGGGCTATCACTTCGATGACCTGAAGGAACGCTGGTGGCAGCTCAAACCGGCACAACGAGAGATCATTTTCTTCGGCCTGGGTACAACGACTGCGATTACGATTTTTCTGAGTTGGTTAGACCGCTTTCAAAAGGCTTTCTTGCCTGAACATCAGTCCGTGCTTGAGGATTTATTCCGCAAAGCACCCGGTATAGGACCGGGCAGACTGCTGGTATTTGCGCTTTGGATCAGCTTTTTCTATTTGCTGGTGAAGCGCTATGAAAAGTGGATTGAGCAGCACTGGGGCGATTTTTTGCTGCAATTTGGCCAAAACTCGCTTTATGTTTATATCGTGCAAAGTCTGTTTGTAGCCGTTCTGGATCCGGACCATATTGCCAGACCGCTGGGGACAGCGGGGTTTGTCGTTTCTACCCTATTGAGTTCAGCAATTCTGGCAATTGTCTGGTTGATGGTCAAGCAGCGTTTCCTGTTTAAAATCATTCCTCGCTAG
- a CDS encoding Uma2 family endonuclease, with amino-acid sequence MTALVPAAQDANIVYPSSDGQPLAETYAHLYVLLVTLEVLRQYLLGRQATVLGNQFLYYAQGLPKLRVAPDVMVIFDVVPGGRDNYKVWEEGQVPTVIFEMTSKSTQEQDQSFKKILYEQLGVQEYWLFDPTGEWVEGQLRGYRLQGEVYEPITDGRSEPLQLRLVVEGKLISFYREDTGEKLLIPEELAQALQQETLARQQAETRAEQERQRAEQERQQAEQERQRADQERQRAEQERQRAERLAAQLRALGIEPDSAS; translated from the coding sequence ATGACTGCCCTCGTGCCAGCCGCTCAAGACGCTAACATCGTCTACCCCAGTTCTGACGGTCAACCTTTGGCTGAGACCTATGCCCATCTCTATGTCTTGCTGGTCACCCTAGAAGTGCTCAGGCAATATCTGCTGGGGCGGCAAGCGACGGTTTTAGGCAATCAATTTCTTTACTACGCTCAGGGTCTGCCCAAACTGCGGGTGGCTCCTGATGTCATGGTCATTTTTGATGTCGTGCCGGGTGGACGAGACAACTACAAAGTTTGGGAAGAAGGCCAGGTGCCAACGGTCATTTTTGAGATGACTTCGAAAAGCACTCAAGAGCAAGACCAAAGCTTCAAAAAAATTCTGTACGAGCAGTTGGGCGTCCAGGAATACTGGCTGTTTGACCCAACGGGGGAATGGGTCGAGGGGCAATTGCGGGGCTATCGGCTGCAGGGAGAGGTTTACGAGCCAATTACCGATGGACGCAGTGAGCCATTGCAACTCCGCCTGGTAGTCGAGGGAAAATTAATCAGCTTTTATCGTGAAGACACGGGCGAAAAGCTGTTGATTCCCGAGGAACTAGCTCAGGCCCTGCAACAGGAAACCCTAGCTCGCCAACAGGCAGAAACCAGAGCAGAGCAAGAACGCCAGCGAGCTGAACAGGAACGTCAACAGGCAGAGCAAGAGCGCCAGCGGGCAGACCAGGAACGCCAGCGAGCTGAACAAGAGCGCCAGCGAGCTGAGCGGTTAGCCGCTCAATTACGAGCGCTGGGTATTGAGCCAGACTCGGCTAGCTAG